The following proteins come from a genomic window of Candidatus Francisella endociliophora:
- the ispH gene encoding 4-hydroxy-3-methylbut-2-enyl diphosphate reductase, with protein MKILLANPRGFCAGVSRAVETVEKVLEVETSPVYVRHEVVHNKVVVDSLKKKGVTFVKEIDEVPNNAVCIFSAHGVSLKVEEMADKKNLVLYDATCPLVTKVHRGVRLASNNDAECILVGHKGHPEVQGTMGQYRSEKGSIYLVESEDDVEKLEINDPENVHYATQTTLSVDETQGIIQALKDKYPNIKGPKKEDICYATQNRQAAIKSMLNYIDVLVVVGSQNSSNSNRLRELATLEGIESYLVDNPADIDKTWFVNKSICGVSAGASAPEYLVQQIISKITDVCETEVDVEEFDGIKEEVYFPLPRLLKQKFSQK; from the coding sequence ATGAAGATATTGTTAGCTAACCCTAGAGGCTTTTGTGCCGGTGTTAGCAGAGCTGTAGAAACTGTAGAAAAAGTTTTAGAGGTTGAAACATCTCCAGTATATGTCCGTCATGAGGTTGTTCACAATAAAGTAGTAGTAGATTCTCTTAAGAAAAAAGGAGTTACTTTTGTTAAGGAAATTGATGAAGTACCGAATAATGCAGTATGCATATTTAGTGCTCATGGGGTTTCTTTAAAAGTTGAGGAAATGGCAGATAAAAAGAATCTGGTTCTTTACGATGCAACATGTCCTCTTGTAACAAAGGTTCATAGAGGAGTTAGGCTAGCTAGTAATAATGATGCTGAATGTATTCTTGTTGGCCATAAGGGGCACCCTGAAGTTCAGGGCACAATGGGACAATATCGTAGTGAAAAAGGCTCTATATACTTGGTTGAGAGCGAAGATGATGTGGAGAAACTTGAAATAAATGATCCTGAAAATGTCCATTATGCAACGCAAACAACTCTATCTGTTGATGAGACTCAGGGTATAATTCAAGCGCTAAAAGATAAGTACCCTAATATTAAAGGTCCTAAAAAAGAAGATATTTGTTACGCGACACAAAATCGCCAAGCGGCAATAAAATCTATGCTTAATTATATTGATGTTTTGGTTGTAGTAGGCTCTCAAAATAGCTCAAATTCAAATAGGTTAAGAGAACTGGCTACTCTAGAGGGAATAGAGTCATATCTTGTCGATAATCCTGCTGATATAGATAAAACATGGTTTGTTAATAAGAGTATTTGTGGAGTAAGTGCAGGAGCTTCTGCACCTGAGTATCTTGTTCAACAAATAATTTCTAAAATAACAGATGTTTGTGAGACTGAGGTTGATGTAGAAGAATTTGATGGTATAAAAGAAGAAGTATACTTTCCATTACCAAGACTTTTAAAACAGAAATTTAGTCAGAAATAG
- the tolQ gene encoding protein TolQ gives MDNSISLVQLIWHANFIVQLIMLALVAMSIYSWAIMFEVNNRVKKYRNEQAQFDKLFWAGHHIQKLYDYYLQHKENIFGKSIIFCSALREFNGLKETGVLKGDTILEGMERTVSIAISQEAKELDKKLPALGTIGAVAPYIGLVGTVWGIMSSFNTLGGVEQATISVVAPHIAEALIATALGLFVAIPAVIGHSRLSNQVDDVLSSYESFQDDLCILLLKEAYRDETQYQNQESL, from the coding sequence ATGGATAACTCTATTTCTTTAGTGCAACTGATATGGCATGCAAACTTTATAGTTCAACTTATAATGTTGGCTTTGGTTGCTATGTCGATATATTCATGGGCTATTATGTTTGAAGTAAATAATCGTGTTAAGAAGTATCGTAATGAGCAAGCACAGTTTGATAAGCTTTTTTGGGCGGGGCATCACATTCAAAAATTATATGATTATTACTTACAGCATAAGGAGAATATCTTTGGGAAATCTATAATATTTTGTTCGGCTTTACGAGAGTTTAATGGACTAAAAGAGACTGGTGTTTTAAAGGGTGATACCATCCTTGAGGGTATGGAAAGAACTGTTAGTATAGCTATCTCTCAAGAAGCAAAAGAGCTAGATAAAAAACTTCCTGCTTTAGGTACTATAGGTGCTGTAGCGCCGTATATTGGTTTGGTTGGTACCGTTTGGGGAATCATGTCTTCATTTAACACTTTAGGTGGTGTGGAGCAAGCTACTATTTCAGTAGTAGCACCACATATTGCAGAGGCTTTGATTGCAACTGCTTTAGGTCTTTTTGTAGCTATTCCAGCTGTTATAGGACATAGCAGATTGTCAAATCAGGTTGATGATGTTCTATCTAGTTATGAGTCATTCCAGGATGACCTATGTATCTTGCTTTTGAAAGAAGCGTATAGGGATGAAACACAGTATCAAAATCAAGAAAGCCTTTAG
- the aroH gene encoding chorismate mutase: protein MQRSIRGATTIAEDTKANVVSATIELLQEILNQNSVEIDDIVNVIFTATTDISSGFPAVAARELGLINVPLIDCQQMMCEDALELCIRVMLTYNTHKSQRDINHVYLHGAKVLRPDLLK, encoded by the coding sequence ATGCAAAGATCAATAAGAGGAGCAACAACTATTGCTGAGGATACTAAAGCAAATGTTGTTAGCGCAACAATAGAGTTGCTTCAAGAAATTTTGAATCAAAACTCAGTAGAAATAGATGATATTGTAAATGTTATATTTACAGCTACTACTGATATTAGCTCGGGTTTTCCAGCAGTAGCTGCTAGAGAGCTAGGCTTAATAAATGTGCCGTTGATAGACTGTCAGCAAATGATGTGTGAAGATGCTTTAGAGCTTTGCATAAGAGTTATGTTGACATATAATACTCATAAGAGCCAAAGGGATATTAACCATGTTTACTTGCATGGTGCAAAAGTCTTAAGACCTGATTTACTAAAATAA
- a CDS encoding OmpA family protein: MKHLLRTAFLLLLVVLITGCETLSSDTSDEKENSKDKKDAPLSFPTLEPCTTKLLEESKSFICIKEQAGADLIETNVKFDSDSFTLNNQAKEVLDKLFAYLKLSGTTRFTVKGYAGKVDSKLISDKDLLTEHNIRLSKNRAISVREYLVNKGLESEDNDITVKALGYQDPLVPNDSNANRAINQRVEITIQSKMLEQIDNIEHNIKHVRPADYTKFFANVYLLSNNQLEDTARIYDSREKRPVLGVNFKFFVNKEYIKKEKGDFKFRIITDPKPISIFNGDKKVYKLGDAKYDYVFKGITAMTITNLSREAAVGDYVIPNDLVDKKLPEETFKMKSKITANVLEDVMNTNSFSSTYNSVLLNKGSADGLKIGAEMLLYEPESRSDGYPVPPRYVGYGFVYRESDHYSVAMIVNSLQEITSDTMATTIL; this comes from the coding sequence ATGAAACATCTATTACGTACTGCTTTCCTACTTTTATTAGTAGTTTTAATAACTGGCTGTGAAACGCTTAGCTCGGACACAAGTGATGAAAAAGAAAATAGTAAAGATAAAAAAGATGCTCCCCTATCTTTCCCCACTCTCGAACCCTGCACAACAAAACTTCTTGAGGAAAGTAAATCTTTTATCTGTATAAAAGAGCAAGCAGGCGCTGACTTAATAGAAACCAATGTAAAATTTGACTCTGATAGCTTTACGTTAAACAATCAAGCAAAAGAAGTCCTTGATAAGTTATTTGCCTATCTTAAGCTAAGTGGAACAACAAGATTCACGGTCAAAGGCTATGCAGGTAAGGTAGATTCTAAACTTATTTCTGACAAAGACTTATTAACTGAGCACAATATTCGATTATCAAAGAATAGAGCCATTAGTGTTAGAGAGTATTTAGTAAACAAAGGACTTGAATCTGAAGATAATGACATTACTGTTAAAGCTCTAGGTTACCAAGATCCACTAGTCCCAAATGATTCAAATGCAAATAGAGCAATTAATCAAAGAGTCGAAATAACTATTCAAAGCAAAATGCTTGAACAAATAGATAATATAGAACATAACATAAAGCATGTAAGACCTGCTGATTATACTAAATTCTTTGCGAACGTCTATCTCCTAAGCAATAACCAGTTAGAAGACACTGCTAGAATATATGATTCTAGAGAAAAAAGACCTGTTTTAGGAGTGAATTTCAAATTCTTTGTAAACAAAGAATACATCAAAAAAGAAAAAGGTGACTTCAAATTCCGAATAATTACAGATCCTAAGCCAATCTCGATCTTTAATGGAGATAAAAAAGTCTATAAGTTAGGAGATGCTAAGTATGATTATGTATTCAAAGGCATCACAGCAATGACTATTACAAACTTATCACGAGAAGCTGCTGTAGGAGACTATGTAATCCCAAATGATCTTGTTGATAAAAAACTACCTGAAGAAACCTTTAAAATGAAAAGTAAAATAACAGCAAATGTTTTAGAAGATGTGATGAACACAAATTCATTTTCATCAACTTACAACAGCGTATTACTAAACAAAGGCTCTGCTGATGGGTTAAAAATTGGTGCTGAGATGCTTTTATACGAACCAGAATCACGATCTGATGGTTATCCAGTTCCTCCTCGCTATGTTGGATATGGCTTTGTATACAGAGAGTCTGACCATTATTCAGTAGCTATGATTGTAAATTCTCTACAAGAAATCACCAGCGATACAATGGCAACAACTATTTTATAA
- a CDS encoding SDR family NAD(P)-dependent oxidoreductase — protein sequence MSSNLVVIGASGSIGHSVTKRLRYLYPDVHIYAFSRTKVTNFIDDVVYQYIDYFDESTIEKAAKDVYEKSGAISLVFVATGILHTSEIKPEKALKELSADKFIELFKANTIFPALVAKHFIPKLSKDTKSVFAAVSARVGSISDNKLGGWYAYRASKAALNMFIKTVSIETKRVNPNTVIVGVHPGTVDSHLSEPFQARVPQGKLFTPEYSASKLIDVLNDLKVDDSGKCFAWDGKEVLP from the coding sequence ATGAGTAGTAATCTAGTTGTTATTGGAGCTTCTGGTTCTATAGGACATTCTGTAACTAAAAGATTAAGGTATTTGTACCCAGATGTGCATATATATGCTTTTTCACGCACCAAAGTAACTAATTTTATAGATGATGTGGTTTATCAATACATTGATTACTTTGATGAGTCAACAATCGAGAAAGCTGCAAAAGATGTTTATGAAAAATCAGGAGCTATTAGTCTAGTTTTTGTAGCCACTGGTATACTACATACTTCCGAGATAAAACCTGAGAAAGCTCTAAAAGAGCTATCCGCTGATAAATTTATTGAACTTTTTAAGGCAAATACAATTTTTCCAGCTTTAGTAGCAAAGCATTTTATACCCAAGTTATCTAAAGATACTAAATCTGTATTTGCAGCCGTCTCTGCACGAGTTGGTAGTATTTCTGATAATAAACTTGGCGGTTGGTATGCTTATAGAGCTTCAAAGGCTGCTTTAAATATGTTTATCAAAACGGTAAGTATTGAAACTAAGCGTGTAAATCCAAACACTGTAATAGTTGGGGTACATCCAGGAACTGTCGATAGTCATTTATCAGAACCTTTTCAAGCAAGAGTACCTCAAGGAAAGCTTTTTACACCTGAGTATTCAGCTAGTAAGTTAATTGACGTACTAAATGATTTAAAAGTAGACGACAGTGGTAAATGTTTTGCATGGGATGGTAAGGAGGTGTTACCTTAA
- a CDS encoding PD40 domain-containing protein: protein MRKIVTSFFVFVFLQSSLQAELVARVTTGVIQKPLVSVMSNNVIDQFPQDINSVIVSDLNHNAKLHGNDTIKYEIKQKQDVPWTKLKADYVVLTKFTKNSHNNYTVEVQILKRNNTSYIQSITYRNINVSLMRTLAHKISNYVYEKITGDKGFFLTKLAYVKVSNPYARYGRIYELVISDYDGFNKHAVLRQTDNPIATPSWSKDGRYIVYSSYSGGSMGVYKLEISTGKVTRITNYKGINSAPSFSPDGNSIALALSKGYSDQTNVYIMNLVTRSLKRITINGINTAPRFSPNGKSIIFTSDRGGRPNIYVAPVSSKYPQSSRLSSKIYQGYEPNYTPDGKDVVFMYQRSRSSGIQIADFNLASGNITTLTKGKSDSSPTVSPYGDMIAYISTNSRGYSSLDMVSLDSDNHFNVETANDGSTLIQSPSWSPKNF, encoded by the coding sequence ATGAGAAAAATTGTTACGAGTTTTTTTGTTTTTGTTTTTCTACAGTCTAGCTTACAGGCAGAGCTAGTTGCTAGGGTTACTACAGGGGTAATTCAAAAGCCTCTTGTTTCTGTAATGAGTAATAACGTTATAGATCAGTTTCCTCAGGATATTAACTCTGTAATAGTTTCTGATTTAAACCATAATGCAAAGTTACATGGTAATGATACTATCAAGTATGAGATCAAACAAAAGCAGGATGTGCCTTGGACAAAGTTAAAAGCTGATTATGTTGTTTTAACTAAGTTTACTAAGAATTCTCATAATAATTATACTGTTGAAGTACAGATCTTAAAGAGAAATAATACAAGTTATATTCAGTCAATTACGTATAGAAATATAAATGTATCACTTATGCGAACTTTAGCGCATAAAATTTCTAATTATGTTTATGAGAAAATTACGGGGGATAAGGGCTTTTTCTTAACAAAACTTGCTTATGTGAAAGTGAGTAACCCATATGCTAGATATGGTAGAATTTATGAGCTTGTTATATCTGATTATGATGGCTTTAATAAGCATGCTGTACTTAGACAAACAGATAATCCAATAGCTACACCATCATGGTCAAAAGATGGTAGATATATTGTATATTCTAGCTATAGTGGTGGAAGTATGGGTGTTTATAAATTAGAGATTAGCACTGGGAAAGTTACGCGTATTACTAATTATAAGGGTATTAATAGTGCGCCATCATTCTCTCCAGATGGTAACTCAATTGCATTAGCTTTATCAAAAGGTTATTCAGACCAAACTAATGTTTATATAATGAATTTAGTTACAAGATCGCTTAAAAGAATAACTATAAACGGTATAAATACAGCGCCAAGATTTTCTCCTAATGGTAAGAGTATAATATTTACCTCAGATAGAGGTGGTAGGCCAAATATATATGTAGCACCTGTGAGTTCTAAATACCCTCAATCATCAAGATTAAGTAGCAAAATATATCAAGGGTATGAGCCAAATTATACTCCAGATGGTAAGGATGTTGTCTTTATGTACCAGAGATCGCGCTCAAGTGGTATTCAGATTGCTGACTTTAATTTAGCTAGTGGAAACATAACCACTTTAACAAAGGGTAAATCAGATAGTTCACCTACTGTTTCGCCATATGGAGATATGATAGCTTATATATCTACAAACTCTAGAGGCTATAGCTCTCTAGATATGGTATCATTAGATTCAGATAATCATTTTAATGTCGAAACAGCAAATGATGGAAGTACACTTATTCAATCACCAAGCTGGTCGCCTAAGAACTTTTAA
- the tolR gene encoding protein TolR: protein MKKRNKRFFRKKRPMVEINVVPYIDVMLVLLVIFMITTPILTQGVKVDLPKAQSEKIPSNDSKPIVVTVNKQGEYFVNQGVSDPKQALSSGALANAVVNLSKQSPGKPVYVRGDSSASYGEVVKAMALIQRAGVDKVGLVTEDGKS, encoded by the coding sequence ATGAAAAAAAGAAATAAAAGATTCTTTAGAAAAAAAAGACCTATGGTAGAAATCAATGTAGTTCCTTACATTGATGTTATGCTTGTGCTTTTAGTGATATTTATGATCACTACACCAATTCTAACTCAAGGTGTAAAAGTGGATTTACCAAAAGCTCAATCAGAAAAGATACCATCTAATGATAGTAAACCTATTGTTGTGACTGTTAATAAGCAGGGTGAATATTTTGTAAATCAGGGTGTTAGTGATCCTAAGCAAGCCTTAAGTTCAGGGGCTCTTGCAAATGCAGTTGTTAATTTGTCAAAGCAGAGTCCTGGTAAGCCTGTATATGTCAGAGGTGATAGTAGCGCAAGCTATGGTGAAGTTGTAAAAGCAATGGCTCTTATTCAAAGAGCTGGGGTTGATAAAGTGGGGTTAGTCACAGAAGATGGCAAATCTTAA
- the fkpB gene encoding FKBP-type peptidyl-prolyl cis-trans isomerase — translation MEIASDSFVKMHFKFRLKDGSIAEDTENYNRPFIFQMGQGCFTDKVENELIGATIGTSKRVVLMPEEAFGEKHPASIYSVPKYRFPKNMDLEEGLIVSFSQKDGSKLPGLVTEIGENDVTVDFNHPLSGQIIVFEAKILDIADEEGKLNEDIVS, via the coding sequence ATGGAAATCGCGTCAGATAGTTTTGTAAAGATGCATTTTAAATTTAGACTTAAAGATGGGTCGATTGCTGAAGATACTGAGAATTATAATAGGCCTTTTATATTTCAGATGGGTCAAGGTTGTTTTACAGATAAGGTTGAGAATGAACTAATAGGGGCAACCATCGGTACAAGTAAGAGAGTTGTATTAATGCCAGAAGAAGCTTTTGGTGAAAAGCATCCTGCCAGTATATATTCAGTACCGAAGTATAGATTCCCAAAAAATATGGATCTTGAAGAGGGTTTGATAGTGTCATTTAGCCAAAAAGATGGTTCAAAGCTTCCTGGTTTGGTTACAGAGATTGGTGAAAATGATGTGACAGTTGATTTTAATCATCCTTTATCAGGCCAAATAATAGTTTTTGAAGCAAAGATTTTAGATATCGCAGATGAAGAAGGTAAATTAAATGAAGATATTGTTAGCTAA
- the rimO gene encoding 30S ribosomal protein S12 methylthiotransferase RimO yields the protein MIKIPKIGFVSLGCPKNLVDSERIITKLKAEGYDLVDNYDNADMVIVNTCGFLNSAIDESLEVIGEAIAENGKVLVTGCLGNKAEMIKEKHPQVLSITGPQDYENLIEAVHTHAPIFANDFVSLVPPQGIKLTPRHYSYLKISEGCNNTCTFCIIPDIRGKLKSRSIDNIMKEAEKLKNAGVKELLVISQDTSAYGVDIKYKPGIWNDKEYQSNILDLATALGDLDMWTRMHYVYPYPHVDKIVPLMAQGKILPYLDVPLQHSSPEVLKRMKRPAHTQKTLDRINKWRDICPDITIRSTFIVGFPGETEADFEHLLDFAEKAQLDRVGCFKYSEVEGAKANQFDNLISEEIKQQRLDEFMGLQAQISANKLEGFVGTEQQIIIDSINPDENYAIGRTRYDAPEVDGQVIVGDAAERGLKVGEFANVEITESTEYDLIAD from the coding sequence ATGATTAAAATTCCTAAAATTGGCTTTGTTAGTCTTGGCTGTCCAAAAAATCTTGTTGATTCTGAGCGTATAATAACTAAGTTAAAAGCAGAAGGTTATGACTTGGTAGATAACTATGATAATGCTGATATGGTTATCGTTAACACATGTGGATTTTTAAATTCTGCTATTGATGAGTCTTTAGAAGTGATTGGTGAAGCAATTGCTGAAAATGGTAAAGTCTTAGTAACAGGGTGTCTTGGTAATAAAGCTGAGATGATTAAAGAAAAGCATCCTCAAGTTTTAAGTATTACTGGCCCACAGGATTATGAAAATCTTATCGAAGCTGTACATACACATGCACCTATATTTGCAAATGATTTTGTTTCGTTAGTACCACCTCAAGGTATTAAGCTTACACCAAGGCATTACTCATATTTAAAGATATCAGAAGGGTGTAATAATACTTGTACTTTTTGTATTATTCCAGATATTCGTGGTAAATTAAAAAGTCGTTCTATAGACAATATCATGAAAGAAGCTGAAAAACTTAAAAATGCTGGTGTCAAAGAGTTACTTGTAATATCGCAAGACACATCTGCTTATGGTGTTGATATTAAATATAAGCCTGGAATATGGAATGATAAGGAATATCAGAGTAATATTTTAGACCTTGCTACAGCTCTTGGCGATTTAGATATGTGGACAAGAATGCATTATGTATATCCGTATCCACATGTTGATAAGATTGTACCGCTTATGGCTCAAGGAAAGATACTTCCTTATTTAGATGTACCTTTACAACACTCATCACCAGAAGTTTTAAAAAGAATGAAACGACCAGCTCATACTCAAAAGACTCTTGATAGAATCAACAAGTGGAGAGATATTTGTCCAGATATAACTATTCGTAGTACATTTATAGTTGGTTTCCCAGGTGAGACAGAAGCTGATTTTGAGCACTTATTAGACTTTGCTGAAAAAGCTCAACTAGATAGAGTAGGTTGTTTTAAGTACTCTGAAGTAGAGGGAGCAAAGGCTAATCAATTTGATAATTTAATTTCTGAAGAGATTAAGCAACAGAGATTAGATGAATTTATGGGATTACAAGCTCAAATAAGTGCTAATAAGCTTGAAGGTTTTGTTGGTACAGAGCAACAGATCATAATTGATTCAATAAATCCTGACGAAAACTATGCTATTGGGCGTACAAGATATGATGCACCAGAAGTAGATGGACAAGTTATTGTAGGTGATGCAGCAGAGAGAGGGTTAAAAGTAGGTGAATTTGCGAATGTTGAAATTACTGAATCTACTGAATATGACTTAATTGCAGATTAG
- the tolA gene encoding cell envelope integrity protein TolA: MANLNYHKILQYCKKQIDQNPYTAKAILVHVGIVVILYILSLVSMLRFESSQATLHAQVSNSPKKIQVIQATSISSSELSKQLSAYEDHQKQLKQAQADVKEARQDVKEARQQALKRHQQKMKEKAEAERKAKLEAKRKAVLEEKRKQQAQERKAEQEKQEKLEAERKAKEEEKKKAQEAAKRKKEQERKAREEAEQKARQERLAKAKAEAQAAARKQVEQSQAQSAISSYISEYQSRVGANWIKDSCRGIYNLPRAVTQNGRFIKLTGTSGSYRCDQSLIDAVKNTQPPNISNTIAKQTIQRENLSFEFESK; encoded by the coding sequence ATGGCAAATCTTAATTATCATAAAATATTACAATATTGTAAAAAACAAATAGATCAAAACCCATATACAGCTAAGGCTATACTGGTCCATGTTGGTATAGTAGTTATATTGTATATATTATCATTAGTTAGTATGCTCAGGTTTGAGTCTAGTCAAGCTACCTTACACGCACAAGTTTCAAATTCACCTAAGAAGATACAAGTAATTCAAGCTACATCTATAAGCAGTAGTGAATTAAGTAAACAGCTCTCTGCTTATGAAGATCATCAAAAACAGCTCAAGCAAGCCCAAGCAGATGTTAAAGAAGCTAGGCAAGATGTTAAAGAGGCGAGACAACAAGCTCTTAAAAGACATCAGCAAAAGATGAAGGAAAAAGCTGAAGCAGAACGTAAGGCTAAACTTGAAGCTAAACGTAAAGCAGTACTAGAAGAGAAGAGAAAACAGCAAGCTCAAGAGCGTAAAGCTGAACAGGAAAAGCAAGAGAAATTAGAAGCTGAGCGTAAGGCAAAAGAAGAAGAAAAGAAAAAAGCTCAAGAAGCTGCTAAGCGCAAGAAAGAGCAAGAACGTAAAGCAAGAGAAGAAGCAGAACAAAAAGCTCGTCAAGAAAGGTTGGCAAAAGCAAAAGCTGAGGCTCAAGCAGCAGCTAGAAAACAAGTTGAACAGAGCCAAGCTCAATCTGCAATTTCTAGCTATATATCTGAATACCAGAGTAGAGTTGGTGCCAATTGGATTAAAGATTCATGTCGAGGAATATATAATTTACCAAGAGCGGTTACACAAAATGGTAGATTTATTAAGTTAACGGGAACATCGGGTAGTTATAGGTGTGATCAGTCATTGATTGATGCTGTTAAAAATACTCAACCGCCAAATATATCAAACACAATTGCAAAACAAACAATACAAAGAGAAAACTTAAGCTTTGAGTTTGAGTCAAAATAG
- a CDS encoding OmpA family protein: MKKSIVGLAVVGSMLMLSSCSSTRPDNSDLIKDKYAGVDSSQALEMSSQIFGSDNMSSDEVAKMKEELMNINCRSVYFGFDSDNITDDAKQCLDQTADYLIAHPDQPIKLSGNTDPRGSEKYNFNLGQKRAEAVYNYLLDKNVNKDQLCVVSYGKLKPAAEPTQFYDEFCADGVNDSCSYKASEKAYYLDRRTDLDFGVKCDEDSSSSDVASEM, translated from the coding sequence ATGAAAAAAAGTATCGTAGGATTAGCAGTAGTAGGCTCTATGCTTATGTTATCAAGCTGCTCTAGCACTAGACCTGATAATAGTGATTTGATCAAAGATAAGTATGCTGGAGTGGATAGCTCTCAAGCTTTAGAAATGTCATCTCAGATATTTGGCTCTGATAATATGAGCTCTGATGAAGTTGCTAAAATGAAAGAAGAACTTATGAATATTAATTGCAGATCAGTATACTTTGGTTTTGATAGTGATAATATCACAGATGATGCTAAGCAATGTCTTGATCAAACAGCTGACTATTTGATTGCTCACCCAGATCAACCTATTAAGTTATCTGGTAATACTGACCCTAGAGGAAGTGAGAAATATAACTTTAATCTAGGTCAGAAGCGTGCTGAGGCAGTTTATAATTATCTACTAGATAAGAATGTTAATAAAGACCAGCTTTGTGTAGTAAGTTATGGTAAATTAAAGCCAGCAGCAGAGCCAACACAATTTTATGATGAGTTCTGTGCTGATGGCGTAAATGACTCTTGCTCATATAAAGCATCTGAGAAAGCTTACTATTTGGACAGAAGAACTGATCTTGACTTTGGTGTTAAGTGTGATGAAGATAGTTCTTCGTCAGATGTCGCGAGTGAGATGTAA
- a CDS encoding CDP-alcohol phosphatidyltransferase family protein, with protein MWLLENIDMKKSKYILPSLFTSASLLFAFLAIISAFQGRFVSCAVYMLLAGFADAFDGRVARYTHTQTEFGAALDSLADVVSFGATPALVMYFWSLHHIGPLGAAISFLYLLAVALRLAKFDTMPSKDINEECIIERRLYFYGMPCPAGAVTISGLIWLGQKTFIGDYAFITVSLTIFTALYLAFMMVSDIKFRSFKDSDGHGNISKLYVICFILIILMLFTMPEKLLYLIMMGYALSGPISHYKYKQKIKNNDLNEKSSVDGKQIIDAD; from the coding sequence ATGTGGTTATTAGAAAATATAGATATGAAAAAATCTAAGTATATATTGCCTAGCTTATTTACAAGTGCTAGCTTGTTATTTGCTTTTTTAGCAATTATATCAGCTTTTCAAGGTAGATTTGTATCATGTGCTGTATATATGCTTTTGGCAGGATTTGCAGATGCATTTGATGGTAGAGTAGCTAGATATACGCATACTCAAACAGAGTTTGGTGCTGCTTTAGATAGCTTAGCAGATGTGGTTTCTTTTGGAGCAACCCCTGCTTTAGTTATGTACTTTTGGAGCTTACATCATATTGGTCCTTTAGGGGCAGCAATTTCTTTTTTATACTTATTAGCAGTGGCTCTAAGATTGGCAAAGTTTGATACTATGCCATCTAAAGATATTAATGAAGAATGTATTATAGAGCGTAGATTATATTTCTATGGTATGCCTTGTCCAGCAGGTGCTGTAACAATATCAGGTCTTATTTGGCTTGGACAAAAGACTTTTATAGGAGATTATGCTTTTATAACTGTTTCATTAACTATCTTTACTGCTTTGTATCTAGCATTTATGATGGTAAGTGATATTAAATTTAGAAGTTTTAAAGATAGTGATGGTCATGGGAATATAAGTAAATTATATGTTATCTGTTTTATTTTGATTATTCTTATGTTATTCACAATGCCTGAAAAGCTACTTTATTTAATAATGATGGGATATGCATTATCAGGGCCAATATCTCATTATAAATATAAACAGAAAATAAAAAACAATGATTTAAATGAAAAATCAAGTGTTGATGGGAAGCAAATAATTGATGCAGATTAG